One Nitrospira sp. SG-bin1 genomic region harbors:
- a CDS encoding UDP-N-acetylmuramoyl-L-alanyl-D-glutamate--2,6-diaminopimelate ligase produces MTLATLLQGLDERVKILDCQGDMGVSVGAITDDSRAASPHSLFVAVKGERVDGHDFIPVAIRGGIAALVSQEPVTGVRLPFVRVDDSRKALGLLASHFYGDPSSHLRMIGVTGTNGKTTTSYVCKALLEALGRSVGLIGTVAYQIGARTIPATHTTPGSLELQRLLAEMVAGGCATAVMEVSSHALAQDRTSGCEYDVAVFSNLTQDHLDFHKTMEEYFEAKLKLFTGLKGGRKSNKRGIVNIDDPYGKRIVGLCPAPVWTYALKAKADLRAEAVRLSLQGTTFIAATPAGSFPIESHLVGEHNVYNLLAAIGVALHEGATPEQIRQAVAKVMNVPGRFERVMAGQPFTVAVDYAHTEDALVRLLTAAQALKTGRIITVFGCGGDRDRGKRPRMGEAAVHYSDVVILTSDNPRTEDPLSIIDQVEVGVLEALRQRPHVQYRKVPDRREAIEEAVREAQRADMVLIAGKGHEDYQILGTKKIHFDDREVARDAIERLGTRV; encoded by the coding sequence ATGACCTTGGCAACTCTGCTTCAGGGGTTAGACGAACGGGTGAAGATCCTTGATTGTCAGGGGGACATGGGTGTGTCGGTTGGTGCAATCACCGACGATTCTCGAGCCGCCTCTCCCCACAGCCTCTTTGTCGCCGTGAAAGGCGAGCGGGTCGATGGTCATGACTTTATTCCGGTGGCAATTAGGGGGGGGATAGCCGCGTTGGTGTCGCAGGAGCCGGTCACTGGGGTGCGTCTTCCGTTCGTCCGCGTTGACGACTCCAGAAAGGCACTCGGTCTGCTGGCGAGTCATTTTTATGGAGACCCATCGTCGCATCTTCGAATGATCGGCGTGACGGGGACCAATGGAAAAACCACCACGAGCTATGTCTGCAAAGCGCTGTTGGAAGCGCTTGGGCGATCCGTAGGGTTGATTGGAACCGTCGCATATCAAATCGGTGCGCGGACGATACCGGCGACACACACGACGCCTGGTTCTCTTGAACTGCAACGGCTGCTTGCCGAAATGGTAGCCGGCGGGTGCGCCACTGCCGTGATGGAAGTGTCTTCTCACGCCCTGGCGCAGGATCGCACGAGTGGATGCGAATATGACGTGGCGGTCTTTTCGAATCTGACTCAGGATCATCTTGATTTCCACAAGACCATGGAAGAGTACTTTGAGGCGAAACTGAAACTTTTTACAGGATTGAAGGGAGGGCGCAAGTCGAATAAACGGGGGATCGTCAATATCGATGACCCCTATGGGAAACGTATCGTCGGGCTGTGTCCTGCGCCCGTGTGGACCTATGCGCTGAAGGCCAAGGCGGATCTGCGTGCTGAAGCGGTGCGACTGTCTCTTCAAGGGACCACCTTTATCGCGGCGACGCCGGCCGGAAGCTTTCCGATCGAGAGTCATCTTGTGGGTGAACACAATGTCTATAATTTGCTCGCTGCCATCGGGGTCGCGCTCCACGAAGGAGCTACGCCAGAGCAGATTCGTCAGGCGGTGGCGAAGGTCATGAACGTGCCGGGACGGTTCGAAAGGGTGATGGCGGGCCAACCGTTTACGGTGGCTGTAGACTATGCCCACACCGAAGACGCCTTGGTCCGATTGTTGACGGCGGCACAAGCGCTGAAAACCGGACGCATCATCACTGTCTTTGGGTGTGGCGGAGATCGCGATCGGGGGAAGAGGCCGAGGATGGGGGAAGCGGCCGTGCATTACAGCGATGTCGTGATATTGACCTCGGACAATCCCAGAACCGAAGACCCCCTCTCGATCATCGATCAAGTCGAAGTCGGAGTGCTCGAGGCGCTCCGGCAACGGCCACATGTACAGTATCGAAAGGTGCCTGATCGGCGGGAGGCCATCGAAGAAGCGGTGCGGGAAGCTCAGCGTGCGGACATGGTATTGATCGCCGGCAAAGGGCATGAAGACTACCAGATCCTTGGTACAAAGAAGATTCATTTCGACGATCGTGAGGTGGCACGCGACGCCATCGAGCGACTCGGGACCCGCGTCTAG